From Kryptolebias marmoratus isolate JLee-2015 linkage group LG15, ASM164957v2, whole genome shotgun sequence, a single genomic window includes:
- the LOC108228523 gene encoding DNA-binding protein RFX7: MPLSFTGPVQSSSEAHPRMANEDPQQPEPGAGSLPGLLPGLLPGLQGAEASALQLRIKNSICKSVQSKVENILQDVEKFSDIEKLYLYLKLPSGPSSSAEKSDQSALSSSRTQQMHAFSWIRDHLEEYPETSLPKQEVYDEYKSFCDNLNYHPLSAADFGKMMKNVFPNMKARRLGMRGKSKYCYSGLRKRPYVHMPSLPTLDLHKTPDGLHCDMLDSPCQLSGIKEEMRFAACDLVCEWAQKVLKRQFDAVEDLARFLVDSHYISNKSLAALTIMSGWATEVKAPQTISAFVPTSEAHPFQPQVTMFSSPSVDAKQQLQRKIQRKQQEQKLHSPLPGDGQAKRVDDCGLCSSPTTPSPQPTIGIVVAAVPSPITVQKSRQLMSPSPVGTVESKVLPINFQMVSQPVQAMKPGPKPIQTVLTSPVGERTARQRYAQILPKPSVTSAITLRSPSTMIIANSPIKTVMTTCHVSPVSLVKMAAISLAPTSRETTSLTNATLRPASAGVASVVPILTPVAEPGPIVDPQSVDVEMEVEAIHQNSQMQSSSSQVKTQGANRAGGAGQRAASVPIPQTKGFLGLEETTNTSCSGKSPSGANTVAVSSNNSSNKTSTLHLSSPSQNNSTVTSVNTSRLSSFEGLQAEEGFLATKSLRKRSGLSPDLSPVKKVFMSQQPVDGAPGYNIRSMVGYVSSPGTTGRPDSAPVSQDVEMKMSSVLSAQVDTQSTSSVRASCFDSVAKTLSSALRSNTSIVMETGASVSDALLQEQPEHTAGNGHAANPGFQKHTGSNSMTGSLERAQHQTYAQSDPANDALQFLNQASSSQLTAQEHMDYFSFDDDVTQDSIVEELVQMEEQMKLKQLQQFGNCGSLQGPHALMPDNLTSTNQVMTAFYHTASNNSHLIQTPTPTSEMMGGAQNFTGESPCSHIASTTPVDSTLGSSRHTPVGTPHSNCSSTVPPSPVECRNPFAFTPINSSMTCFHDSSPISSSPVKPMQRPMATHPDKARLEWMSNSYSSSGGGGGTLNKSNSGVGILTGYRGLMDEHFQKPHAFAVPHARHHDGHCGRLTPISPVQQQVASMSKQEGFAVPAPLDNKTSNTSAATFRCRSVSPAVHQRNLSGNNALPNVPRSVVSPFSSPVTPEMLNIFSNSKTNPGASSMAQRSRSVPLNIMMQSEVLSAPNQPCSSKNITSVLLNKLEGDNGDTVRGLGIHNLPSTYTARMNLTQILESKSSLTCTDNQLNLMTPNSTSSCISQRPNYLLESTINEEMILSAGNSQTQPASGEQHQSLMLALSSQQQQEELQRQQQLDFSSARHLLTGSGLVDQVSELTAGGTDFPCEIRMTSELSSSINDLNALDTNLLFDPNQQQSKYECTAAEELFQQMSGAPHSGGLEWLESKDHPAVGLMG; encoded by the exons caaatcTGTTCAATCAAAAGTAGAAAACATTCTG CAAGATGTGGAGAAGTTCTCGGACATCGAAAAGCTCTACCTCTACCTCAAGTTGCCTTCTGGTCCGAGCAGCTCTGCGGAGAAAAG TGACCAGAGCGCCCTGTCATCGAGCCGCACGCAGCAGATGCATGCGTTCAGCTGGATCCGGGACCATTTGGAGGAATACCCGGAGACCTCCCTTCCCAAGCAGGAGGTCTACGATGAATACAA GAGCTTCTGCGACAACCTGAACTACCACCCGCTCAGCGCTGCAGACTTCGGGAAGATGATGAAAAACGTCTTCCCCAACATGAAGGCGCGCCGCCTGGGCATGAGAGGAAAATCCAA ATATTGCTACAGTGGACTAAGAAAGAGGCCTTATGTTCACATGCCGTCTTTGCCCACTCTGGATCTCCATAAAACACCAGATGGA CTCCACTGCGACATGCTGGACTCGCCCTGCCAGCTGAGCGGCATCAAGGAGGAAATGCGATTTGCAGCCTGTGATCTTGTGTGCGAGTGGGCCCAGAAGGTGCTGAAGCGCCAGTTTGACGCTGTCGAAGACTTGGCTCGCTTCCTGGTCGACAGCCACTACATCAGCAACAAGTCGCTGGCAGCTCTCACCATAATGAGCGGCTGGGCAACAG AGGTCAAAGCACCTCAGACCATTTCAGCCTTTGTCCCCACGTCAGAGGCTCACCCCTTTCAGCCTCAGGTGACGATGTTTTCGTCGCCGTCTGTGGACGcgaagcagcagctgcagaggaagatTCAGAGGAAGCAACAGGAGCAGAAGCTGCACTCTCCTTTACCCGGAGACGGACAAGCTAAGAGGGTGGATGACTGTGGGCTTTGCAGCAGCCCCACCACGCCCTCACCTCAGCCAACTATCGGCATTGTGGTGGCAGCTGTCCCGAGTCCCATCACG gtgcAGAAGAGCAGGCAGCTGATGTCACCGAGTCCTGTGGGAACAGTGGAGAGCAAAGTTCTGCCTATTAACTTCCAAATGGTGTCGCAGCCAGTTCAGGCAATGAAGCCGGGCCCCAAACCAATCCAGACCGTTCTAACCAGTCCGGTGGGGGAGCGCACGGCTCGGCAGCGCTACGCTCAGATCCTGCCCAAACCTTCAGTCACCTCTGCCATCACGCTGCGCTCGCCCTCCACTATGATCATCGCCAACAGCCCCATTAAGACCGTGATGACTACGTGTCACGTCAGCCCGGTCAGTTTGGTCAAGATGGCAGCGATATCGCTGGCTCCTACCAGCAGGGAAACCACGTCCCTTACAAACGCCACACTGCGGCCGGCATCCGCAGGCGTCGCTTCTGTGGTGCCCATCCTGACCCCGGTGGCTGAGCCTGGGCCAATCGTCGACCCTCAGAGCGTGGATGTTGAAATGGAAGTCGAAGCTATACATCAAAACAGCCAGATGCAAAGTTCCAGCAGTCAAGTTAAGACCCAAGGAGCAAATAGGGCTGGAGGTGCTGGACAGCGAGCCGCCAGTGTGCCCATACCTCAAACTAAAGGCTTCCTTGGTCTGGAGGAAACAACCAACACTAGCTGCAGTGGAAAGTCTCCATCAGGCGCCAACACTGTGGCTGTAAGCAGCAATAACAGCTCAAATAAAACCAGCACTTTGCACTTATCTTCTCCCTCTCAGAATAACAGCACTGTTACTTCAGTAAACACCAGCAGACTATCATCGTTTGAAGGCCTCCAAGCAGAGGAAGGTTTTTTAGCAACGAAGAGCCTCAGGAAACGCTCAGGCCTCAGTCCAGACCTTTCACcagttaaaaaggtttttatgtcCCAGCAGCCAGTAGATGGCGCTCCTGGATACAACATCAGAAGCATGGTTGGTTACGTCTCCAGCCCAGGTACAACAGGGAGGCCTGACAGTGCGCCAGTCTCACAGGATGTGGAGATGAAGATGAGCTCTGTCTTGTCCGCTCAAGTCGACACACAAAGCACTTCCTCTGTCAGAGCTAGCTGCTTCGACTCTGTTGCCAAAACACTTAGCTCGGCGCTGAGAAGCAACACTTCCATTGTTATGGAAACTGGTGCATCAGTCAGTGACGCATTATTACAAGAACAGCCGGAGCACACGGCGGGTAACGGGCATGCCGCTAACCCTGGGTTTCAAAAACACACAGGTTCAAACTCAATGACAGGAAGCCTGGAAAGAGCTCAACACCAAACATACGCTCAGTCCGATCCTGCTAATGACGCCCTGCAGTTTTTAAACCAAGCGTCATCCAGTCAGCTCACGGCGCAGGAGCACATGGACTACTTTTCCTTTGATGACGACGTGACTCAGGACAGCATTGTGGAGGAGCTGGTTCAGATGGAGGAGCAGATGAAGcttaaacagctgcagcagtttggaaaCTGTGGCAGCCTCCAAGGCCCGCACGCTCTGATGCCAGACAACCTAACATCCACCAATCAGGTCATGACTGCTTTCTATCATACTGCGAGCAACAACAGCCACCTGATCCAAACTCCCACACCCACATCAGAGATGATGGGAGGAGCCCAGAACTTCACCGGAGAGAGCCCCTGCTCCCACATCGCCTCCACAACCCCGGTGGACAGCACTCTGGGAAGCAGCCGCCACACCCCCGTGGGGACCCCGCACTCCAACTGCAGCAGCACCGTTCCCCCGAGTCCCGTGGAGTGCAGGAACCCTTTCGCGTTCACGCCCATCAACTCCAGCATGACCTGTTTCCACGACAGCAGCCCCATCTCCAGCAGCCCCGTCAAACCCATGCAGAGGCCGATGGCCACCCACCCAGACAAGGCGAGGCTGGAGTGGATGAGTaacagctacagcagcagcggcggcggcggtgggaCTTTAAACAAGTCGAACAGCGGAGTGGGAATCCTCACCGGCTACCGAGGCCTGATGGACGAGCATTTTCAGAAGCCTCACGCCTTTGCCGTTCCTCATGCACGCCACCACGACGGCCACTGTGGCCGCTTGACTCCCATCTCCCCtgtgcagcagcaggtagcCAGCATGTCCAAGCAGGAGGGTTTCGCCGTGCCGGCTCCTCTGGACAATAAAACCTCCAACACGTCTGCTGCAACTTTCCGATGTCGCAGCGTGAGCCCAGCGGTGCATCAGAGGAATCTAAGTGGGAACAACGCTCTCCCCAACGTCCCGCGCTCGGTGGTGTCTCCCTTCAGTTCTCCTGTAACACCTGAAATGTTAAACATCTTTTCCAACAGCAAGACAAACCCGGGGGCCAGCAGCATGGCTCAGAGGAGCCGCTCCGTGCCGCTCAACATCATGATGCAGTCTGAAGTCCTGTCGGCGCCGAACCAACCGTGCAGCAGCAAAAACATCACCAGTGTCCTTCTGAACAAGCTCGAAGGAGACAACGGTGACACGGTGCGAGGCTTAGGCATTCATAATTTACCCTCCACCTACACGGCACGGATGAACCTCACCCAGATCCTGGAGTCCAAGTCCAGCCTCACCTGCACTGATAACCAGCTGAACCTGATGACCCCTaactccaccagcagctgtATCTCACAGAGGCCAAATTACCTCTTGGAAAGCActataaatgaagaaatgattCTCTCAGCAGGCAACAGCCAAACCCAGCCTGCCTCTGGAGAGCAGCATCAGTCTTTAATGTTAGCTTTGagctctcagcagcagcaggaagagctACAGCGGCAGCAGCAGTTGGATTTCAGCAGCGCGCGGCACCTCCTGACAGGCAGCGGCCTCGTGGATCAGGTATCTGAGCTGACTGCAGGAGGGACAGACTTCCCCTGCGAAATCAGAATGACGTCGGAGCTTTCCAGCAGCATCAACGACCTGAACGCGCTGGACACCAACCTGCTGTTTGACCCCAACCAGCAGCAGAGCAAGTATGAATGCACTGCGGCGGAGGAGCTGTTTCAGCAGATGAGCGGGGCGCCGCATTCAGGCGGACTCGAATGGCTGGAAAGCAAAGATCATCCAGCTGTGGGGCTGATGGGCTGA